From the genome of Malus sylvestris chromosome 6, drMalSylv7.2, whole genome shotgun sequence, one region includes:
- the LOC126627065 gene encoding uncharacterized protein LOC126627065 isoform X3 → MAVALVGGAAIGALFGVLYDVVKESMGRTVMQYKPLLEDLKFTLDCLRPRIIQEIGDHNVALGLPNDDIERLQQQMEEGIKLVGRLSKLSMWNCYVLCSCCKCSKPSYTDRLIQLDRSLRALLEVLRLQEARDMKENLLLNRKIYEKQDELATRQSEILKIAGEILRVQQEDKGVQELSGSSAQTVVQEQIGGSGVQQAASINRGGAALGAVFEVLFSAVQQTKEKTRMFKRILGHLESTLDSIKPLIEEIAQYNKVLHLTEEELESFRVEMEMGVELVRKCSKVSLWASNKKYEYTNKLLGLDESLRRLINILRVQLARDATESLVSVTNIETVTMKIEESGIIQYDPLVELPSGDGGESSGSGAETTPHEQNGENGGQQMAPSGGVGAAARGAALARDVRESLVSVSNIEAVINQIEGSGVVKLQNEQNEAKGSCEVPAAMAKSAVGLNALRVEGTRDLTETLDPEANIKVGWQNVEESWVAQGKTEHPSCTVGLDAMNMQVGARSMEETSVSDVEAGLKRIQGKEVSEPDAPFRELKEDVLKDEEDEELDEQVEDHHDRKKKGAESVTGASGDGMAICKADGCAVDLSDAKVYNRRHRVCELHSKAPLVIVSGLKRRFCHNCSRFHDLSEFDDTKQSCRRHVPYIERDGTGTQVKDVSGDIDTVISRIEWSGVVQSQNDQSEIKDSYEVVEATPPAVGLNVPSVKGPRDAKETLRTSASNTEAGLEQIQGKDVLDSEPLYAEYKETEYVPPSVTVGLHVLLRGLKRFLLNDEVSAVVLTGPQGSGKTTLAKYFCEDEEVKAIFKNNIFFVLVSKNPSLSLMVQTLYQQIEPKGFQIPALQDESIALEWLRQFFMETALHPSVLVLDDVWPGSESLLDKFDEFKTPNYKIMVTSWSEFPAFGFPYYLKSLNDEDENTLSRQSDTDIDSLDDEFLSVTFDNKSLIDHFPDSSASYLGDRSSHVSTAIGPMDQFQDSPASTLGVKSSCIPKDAGTMVSS, encoded by the exons ATGGCAGTGGCGTTGGTTGGAGGGGCTGCGATAGGAGCACTGTTTGGAGTACTGTATGATGTCGTAAAGGAATCGATGGGAAGGACTGTTATGCAGTACAAACCCCTCCTTGAAGATCTCAAGTTCACACTAGACTGTTTACGACCGCGGATCATCCAAGAGATAGGAGATCATAACGTGGCACTGGGTCTCCCAAACGATGACATAGAACGTCTCCAACAACAAATGGAGGAGGGTATAAAGCTCGTTGGCAGGTTATCGAAGCTTAGCATGTGGAACTGCTATGTCTTATGCAGTTGCTGCAAATGCTCGAAGCCGAGCTACACCGATCGACTTATTCAGTTGGATAGGTCTCTTAGAGCACTGTTAGAAGTGCTGAGGTTGCAGGAAGCAAGGGACATGAAGGAGAACTTGCTTTTGAATAGGAAGATATACGAAAAACAAGATGAATTGGCAACAAGGCAGTCGGAAATACTGAAAATTGCAGGGGAGATACTGCGAGTGCAGCAGGAAGATAAGGGTGTGCAAGAGCTTTCAGGAAGTAGTGCACAAACTGTGGTGCAGGAGCAAATTGGAGGCAGTGGTGTGCAGCAAGCGGCATCAATAAACAGAGGAGGAGCTGCTCTAGGAGCAGTGTTTGAGGTACTATTTAGTGCCGTTCAACAAACGAAGGAGAAGACGAGGATGTTTAAACGCATCCTGGGACATCTCGAGTCCACGCTAGACTCCATAAAGCCATTGATAGAAGAGATTGCACAATATAACAAGGTATTGCATCTTACAGAGGAAGAACTAGAAAGTTTTAGAGTAGAGATGGAGATGGGTGTAGAGCTCGTTCGCAAGTGCTCAAAGGTTAGTCTTTGGGCAAGCAACAAAAAGTATGAATATACCAACAAACTTCTTGGATTAGATGAATCTCTTCGAAGATTGATAAATATACTGAGAGTGCAACTTGCAAGGGATGCGACAGAAAGCTTGGTTTCGGTAACTAATATAGAGACGGTGACCATGAAAATTGAAGAGAGTGGTATCATACAATACGATCCATTAGTTGAACTTCCATCGGGGGACGGGGGAGAGTCTTCGGGAAGTGGTGCAGAGACAACACCGCATGAACAAAATGGAGAGAATGGTGGACAACAAATGGCGCCGTCAGGTGGAGTAGGGGCTGCTGCACGAGGAGCGGCGTTAGCAAGGGATGTGAGGGAGAGTTTGGTTTCCGTAAGCAATATAGAGGCGGTGATCAATCAAATTGAAGGGAGTGGTGTGGTAAAATTACAAAATGAGCAAAATGAAGCTAAAGGTTCATGTGAAGTGCCCGCAGCCATGGCTAAGAGTGCAGTTGGCTTGAATGCACTACGTGTGGAGGGAACAAGGGACTTGACTGAGACATTGGATCCGGAAGCGAATATAAAGGTAGGGTGGCAAAATGTTGAAGAGAGTTGGGTGGCACAAGGTAAAACTGAACATCCATCATGTACAGTTGGACTGGATGCAATGAACATGCAGGTGGGAGCAAGGAGTATGGAGGAGACCTCTGTAAGTGATGTAGAGGCGGGGTTAAAGCGAATTCAGGGCAAAGAAGTATCCGAACCTGATGCGCCATTTAGGGAATTGAAGGAGGATGTTCTGAAGGATGAGGAAGATGAGGAACTTGATGAGCAAGTGGAAGATCATCATGACAGGAAGAAGAAAGGAGCTGAGTCTGTGACAGGTGCAAGTGGAGACGGGATGGCGATTTGTAAAGCTGATGGGTGTGCAGTCGATCTGAGTGATGCAAAGGTGTATAATAGAAGGCATAGGGTGTGCGAACTTCATTCGAAGGCTCCACTTGTGATTGTGTCTGGTCTAAAGAGAAGGTTTTGCCATAATTGCAGCAG ATTTCATGATCTATCAGAATTTGATGACACCAAACAAAGTTGTCGTAGGCATGTGCCCTACATTGAACGCGATGGTACAGGCACTCAGGTAAAGGACGTAAGTGGTGATATAGATACGGTGATCAGTCGAATTGAATGGAGTGGTGTGGTACAATCACAAAATGATCAAAGTGAAATTAAAGATTCATATGAAGTTGTCGAAGCCACACCACCAGCAGTTGGATTGAATGTACCGAGTGTGAAGGGACCAAGGGATGCAAAGGAGACATTGCGGACCTCAGCAAGTAATACAGAGGCAGGACTGGAGCAAATTCAGGGGAAAGACGTGCTTGATTCTGAACCTCTGTACGCTGAATACAAGGAAACTGAATACGTACCTCCATCGGTTACAGTTGGCTTGCATGTGCTTTTGAGAGGATTGAAGAGGTTTCTTCTTAATGATGAGGTGTCAGCGGTTGTGCTAACGGGTCCTCAGGGAAGTGGGAAAACCACATTGGCAAAATACTTCTGTGAAGATGAGGAAGTCAAAGCCATATTCAAGAACaacattttctttgttcttgTTTCAAAAAATCCTAGCTTGAGCCTTATGGTACAAACACTATATCAACAGATTGAACCCAAGGGTTTCCAAATACCTGCGTTGCAAGACGAATCAATTGCACTTGAATGGTTGCGCCAATTTTTCATGGAAACAGCACTGCACCCATCAGTGTTGGTCTTGGATGATGTTTGGCCTGGATCAGAATCCCTTCTTGACAAGTTTGATGAATTCAAAACACCAAATTACAAGATTATGGTGACATCATGGTCTGAATTTCCGGCATTTGGTTTTCCGTATTATCTGAAATCACtgaatgatgaagatgagaATACTCTTTCTCGTCAATCCGACACAGACATCGACTCACTGGATGATGAATTCCTGTCCGTCACATTTGATAATAAAAGCCTGATAGATCATTTTCCTGATTCCTCTGCGtcctacttgggagacagaagcTCTCATGTTTCTACAGCTATCGGGCCAATGGATCAATTTCAGGATTCCCCCGCATCAAC CTTGGGAGTTAAGAGCTCGTGTATTCCAAAAGATGCAGGGACAATGGTGAGTTCTTAG
- the LOC126627065 gene encoding uncharacterized protein LOC126627065 isoform X2 has translation MAVALVGGAAIGALFGVLYDVVKESMGRTVMQYKPLLEDLKFTLDCLRPRIIQEIGDHNVALGLPNDDIERLQQQMEEGIKLVGRLSKLSMWNCYVLCSCCKCSKPSYTDRLIQLDRSLRALLEVLRLQEARDMKENLLLNRKIYEKQDELATRQSEILKIAGEILRVQQEDKGVQELSGSSAQTVVQEQIGGSGVQQAASINRGGAALGAVFEVLFSAVQQTKEKTRMFKRILGHLESTLDSIKPLIEEIAQYNKVLHLTEEELESFRVEMEMGVELVRKCSKVSLWASNKKYEYTNKLLGLDESLRRLINILRVQLARDATESLVSVTNIETVTMKIEESGIIQYDPLVELPSGDGGESSGSGAETTPHEQNGENGGQQMAPSGGVGAAARGAALARDVRESLVSVSNIEAVINQIEGSGVVKLQNEQNEAKGSCEVPAAMAKSAVGLNALRVEGTRDLTETLDPEANIKVGWQNVEESWVAQGKTEHPSCTVGLDAMNMQVGARSMEETSVSDVEAGLKRIQGKEVSEPDAPFRELKEDVLKDEEDEELDEQVEDHHDRKKKGAESVTGASGDGMAICKADGCAVDLSDAKVYNRRHRVCELHSKAPLVIVSGLKRRFCHNCSRFHDLSEFDDTKQSCRRHVPYIERDGTGTQVKDVSGDIDTVISRIEWSGVVQSQNDQSEIKDSYEVVEATPPAVGLNVPSVKGPRDAKETLRTSASNTEAGLEQIQGKDVLDSEPLYAEYKETEYVPPSVTVGLHVLLRGLKRFLLNDEVSAVVLTGPQGSGKTTLAKYFCEDEEVKAIFKNNIFFVLVSKNPSLSLMVQTLYQQIEPKGFQIPALQDESIALEWLRQFFMETALHPSVLVLDDVWPGSESLLDKFDEFKTPNYKIMVTSWSEFPAFGFPYYLKSLNDEDENTLSRQSDTDIDSLDDEFLSVTFDNKSLIDHFPDSSASYLGDRSSHVSTAIGPMDQFQDSPASTLGDKSSCIPTDAGTMVLNQP, from the exons ATGGCAGTGGCGTTGGTTGGAGGGGCTGCGATAGGAGCACTGTTTGGAGTACTGTATGATGTCGTAAAGGAATCGATGGGAAGGACTGTTATGCAGTACAAACCCCTCCTTGAAGATCTCAAGTTCACACTAGACTGTTTACGACCGCGGATCATCCAAGAGATAGGAGATCATAACGTGGCACTGGGTCTCCCAAACGATGACATAGAACGTCTCCAACAACAAATGGAGGAGGGTATAAAGCTCGTTGGCAGGTTATCGAAGCTTAGCATGTGGAACTGCTATGTCTTATGCAGTTGCTGCAAATGCTCGAAGCCGAGCTACACCGATCGACTTATTCAGTTGGATAGGTCTCTTAGAGCACTGTTAGAAGTGCTGAGGTTGCAGGAAGCAAGGGACATGAAGGAGAACTTGCTTTTGAATAGGAAGATATACGAAAAACAAGATGAATTGGCAACAAGGCAGTCGGAAATACTGAAAATTGCAGGGGAGATACTGCGAGTGCAGCAGGAAGATAAGGGTGTGCAAGAGCTTTCAGGAAGTAGTGCACAAACTGTGGTGCAGGAGCAAATTGGAGGCAGTGGTGTGCAGCAAGCGGCATCAATAAACAGAGGAGGAGCTGCTCTAGGAGCAGTGTTTGAGGTACTATTTAGTGCCGTTCAACAAACGAAGGAGAAGACGAGGATGTTTAAACGCATCCTGGGACATCTCGAGTCCACGCTAGACTCCATAAAGCCATTGATAGAAGAGATTGCACAATATAACAAGGTATTGCATCTTACAGAGGAAGAACTAGAAAGTTTTAGAGTAGAGATGGAGATGGGTGTAGAGCTCGTTCGCAAGTGCTCAAAGGTTAGTCTTTGGGCAAGCAACAAAAAGTATGAATATACCAACAAACTTCTTGGATTAGATGAATCTCTTCGAAGATTGATAAATATACTGAGAGTGCAACTTGCAAGGGATGCGACAGAAAGCTTGGTTTCGGTAACTAATATAGAGACGGTGACCATGAAAATTGAAGAGAGTGGTATCATACAATACGATCCATTAGTTGAACTTCCATCGGGGGACGGGGGAGAGTCTTCGGGAAGTGGTGCAGAGACAACACCGCATGAACAAAATGGAGAGAATGGTGGACAACAAATGGCGCCGTCAGGTGGAGTAGGGGCTGCTGCACGAGGAGCGGCGTTAGCAAGGGATGTGAGGGAGAGTTTGGTTTCCGTAAGCAATATAGAGGCGGTGATCAATCAAATTGAAGGGAGTGGTGTGGTAAAATTACAAAATGAGCAAAATGAAGCTAAAGGTTCATGTGAAGTGCCCGCAGCCATGGCTAAGAGTGCAGTTGGCTTGAATGCACTACGTGTGGAGGGAACAAGGGACTTGACTGAGACATTGGATCCGGAAGCGAATATAAAGGTAGGGTGGCAAAATGTTGAAGAGAGTTGGGTGGCACAAGGTAAAACTGAACATCCATCATGTACAGTTGGACTGGATGCAATGAACATGCAGGTGGGAGCAAGGAGTATGGAGGAGACCTCTGTAAGTGATGTAGAGGCGGGGTTAAAGCGAATTCAGGGCAAAGAAGTATCCGAACCTGATGCGCCATTTAGGGAATTGAAGGAGGATGTTCTGAAGGATGAGGAAGATGAGGAACTTGATGAGCAAGTGGAAGATCATCATGACAGGAAGAAGAAAGGAGCTGAGTCTGTGACAGGTGCAAGTGGAGACGGGATGGCGATTTGTAAAGCTGATGGGTGTGCAGTCGATCTGAGTGATGCAAAGGTGTATAATAGAAGGCATAGGGTGTGCGAACTTCATTCGAAGGCTCCACTTGTGATTGTGTCTGGTCTAAAGAGAAGGTTTTGCCATAATTGCAGCAG ATTTCATGATCTATCAGAATTTGATGACACCAAACAAAGTTGTCGTAGGCATGTGCCCTACATTGAACGCGATGGTACAGGCACTCAGGTAAAGGACGTAAGTGGTGATATAGATACGGTGATCAGTCGAATTGAATGGAGTGGTGTGGTACAATCACAAAATGATCAAAGTGAAATTAAAGATTCATATGAAGTTGTCGAAGCCACACCACCAGCAGTTGGATTGAATGTACCGAGTGTGAAGGGACCAAGGGATGCAAAGGAGACATTGCGGACCTCAGCAAGTAATACAGAGGCAGGACTGGAGCAAATTCAGGGGAAAGACGTGCTTGATTCTGAACCTCTGTACGCTGAATACAAGGAAACTGAATACGTACCTCCATCGGTTACAGTTGGCTTGCATGTGCTTTTGAGAGGATTGAAGAGGTTTCTTCTTAATGATGAGGTGTCAGCGGTTGTGCTAACGGGTCCTCAGGGAAGTGGGAAAACCACATTGGCAAAATACTTCTGTGAAGATGAGGAAGTCAAAGCCATATTCAAGAACaacattttctttgttcttgTTTCAAAAAATCCTAGCTTGAGCCTTATGGTACAAACACTATATCAACAGATTGAACCCAAGGGTTTCCAAATACCTGCGTTGCAAGACGAATCAATTGCACTTGAATGGTTGCGCCAATTTTTCATGGAAACAGCACTGCACCCATCAGTGTTGGTCTTGGATGATGTTTGGCCTGGATCAGAATCCCTTCTTGACAAGTTTGATGAATTCAAAACACCAAATTACAAGATTATGGTGACATCATGGTCTGAATTTCCGGCATTTGGTTTTCCGTATTATCTGAAATCACtgaatgatgaagatgagaATACTCTTTCTCGTCAATCCGACACAGACATCGACTCACTGGATGATGAATTCCTGTCCGTCACATTTGATAATAAAAGCCTGATAGATCATTTTCCTGATTCCTCTGCGtcctacttgggagacagaagcTCTCATGTTTCTACAGCTATCGGGCCAATGGATCAATTTCAGGATTCCCCCGCATCAACCTTAGGAGATAAGAGCTCGTGTATTCCAACAGATGCAGGGACAATG GTGCTTAACCAACCTTAA
- the LOC126627065 gene encoding uncharacterized protein LOC126627065 isoform X1 has product MAVALVGGAAIGALFGVLYDVVKESMGRTVMQYKPLLEDLKFTLDCLRPRIIQEIGDHNVALGLPNDDIERLQQQMEEGIKLVGRLSKLSMWNCYVLCSCCKCSKPSYTDRLIQLDRSLRALLEVLRLQEARDMKENLLLNRKIYEKQDELATRQSEILKIAGEILRVQQEDKGVQELSGSSAQTVVQEQIGGSGVQQAASINRGGAALGAVFEVLFSAVQQTKEKTRMFKRILGHLESTLDSIKPLIEEIAQYNKVLHLTEEELESFRVEMEMGVELVRKCSKVSLWASNKKYEYTNKLLGLDESLRRLINILRVQLARDATESLVSVTNIETVTMKIEESGIIQYDPLVELPSGDGGESSGSGAETTPHEQNGENGGQQMAPSGGVGAAARGAALARDVRESLVSVSNIEAVINQIEGSGVVKLQNEQNEAKGSCEVPAAMAKSAVGLNALRVEGTRDLTETLDPEANIKVGWQNVEESWVAQGKTEHPSCTVGLDAMNMQVGARSMEETSVSDVEAGLKRIQGKEVSEPDAPFRELKEDVLKDEEDEELDEQVEDHHDRKKKGAESVTGASGDGMAICKADGCAVDLSDAKVYNRRHRVCELHSKAPLVIVSGLKRRFCHNCSRFHDLSEFDDTKQSCRRHVPYIERDGTGTQVKDVSGDIDTVISRIEWSGVVQSQNDQSEIKDSYEVVEATPPAVGLNVPSVKGPRDAKETLRTSASNTEAGLEQIQGKDVLDSEPLYAEYKETEYVPPSVTVGLHVLLRGLKRFLLNDEVSAVVLTGPQGSGKTTLAKYFCEDEEVKAIFKNNIFFVLVSKNPSLSLMVQTLYQQIEPKGFQIPALQDESIALEWLRQFFMETALHPSVLVLDDVWPGSESLLDKFDEFKTPNYKIMVTSWSEFPAFGFPYYLKSLNDEDENTLSRQSDTDIDSLDDEFLSVTFDNKSLIDHFPDSSASYLGDRSSHVSTAIGPMDQFQDSPASTLGDKSSCIPTDAGTMVLIQL; this is encoded by the exons ATGGCAGTGGCGTTGGTTGGAGGGGCTGCGATAGGAGCACTGTTTGGAGTACTGTATGATGTCGTAAAGGAATCGATGGGAAGGACTGTTATGCAGTACAAACCCCTCCTTGAAGATCTCAAGTTCACACTAGACTGTTTACGACCGCGGATCATCCAAGAGATAGGAGATCATAACGTGGCACTGGGTCTCCCAAACGATGACATAGAACGTCTCCAACAACAAATGGAGGAGGGTATAAAGCTCGTTGGCAGGTTATCGAAGCTTAGCATGTGGAACTGCTATGTCTTATGCAGTTGCTGCAAATGCTCGAAGCCGAGCTACACCGATCGACTTATTCAGTTGGATAGGTCTCTTAGAGCACTGTTAGAAGTGCTGAGGTTGCAGGAAGCAAGGGACATGAAGGAGAACTTGCTTTTGAATAGGAAGATATACGAAAAACAAGATGAATTGGCAACAAGGCAGTCGGAAATACTGAAAATTGCAGGGGAGATACTGCGAGTGCAGCAGGAAGATAAGGGTGTGCAAGAGCTTTCAGGAAGTAGTGCACAAACTGTGGTGCAGGAGCAAATTGGAGGCAGTGGTGTGCAGCAAGCGGCATCAATAAACAGAGGAGGAGCTGCTCTAGGAGCAGTGTTTGAGGTACTATTTAGTGCCGTTCAACAAACGAAGGAGAAGACGAGGATGTTTAAACGCATCCTGGGACATCTCGAGTCCACGCTAGACTCCATAAAGCCATTGATAGAAGAGATTGCACAATATAACAAGGTATTGCATCTTACAGAGGAAGAACTAGAAAGTTTTAGAGTAGAGATGGAGATGGGTGTAGAGCTCGTTCGCAAGTGCTCAAAGGTTAGTCTTTGGGCAAGCAACAAAAAGTATGAATATACCAACAAACTTCTTGGATTAGATGAATCTCTTCGAAGATTGATAAATATACTGAGAGTGCAACTTGCAAGGGATGCGACAGAAAGCTTGGTTTCGGTAACTAATATAGAGACGGTGACCATGAAAATTGAAGAGAGTGGTATCATACAATACGATCCATTAGTTGAACTTCCATCGGGGGACGGGGGAGAGTCTTCGGGAAGTGGTGCAGAGACAACACCGCATGAACAAAATGGAGAGAATGGTGGACAACAAATGGCGCCGTCAGGTGGAGTAGGGGCTGCTGCACGAGGAGCGGCGTTAGCAAGGGATGTGAGGGAGAGTTTGGTTTCCGTAAGCAATATAGAGGCGGTGATCAATCAAATTGAAGGGAGTGGTGTGGTAAAATTACAAAATGAGCAAAATGAAGCTAAAGGTTCATGTGAAGTGCCCGCAGCCATGGCTAAGAGTGCAGTTGGCTTGAATGCACTACGTGTGGAGGGAACAAGGGACTTGACTGAGACATTGGATCCGGAAGCGAATATAAAGGTAGGGTGGCAAAATGTTGAAGAGAGTTGGGTGGCACAAGGTAAAACTGAACATCCATCATGTACAGTTGGACTGGATGCAATGAACATGCAGGTGGGAGCAAGGAGTATGGAGGAGACCTCTGTAAGTGATGTAGAGGCGGGGTTAAAGCGAATTCAGGGCAAAGAAGTATCCGAACCTGATGCGCCATTTAGGGAATTGAAGGAGGATGTTCTGAAGGATGAGGAAGATGAGGAACTTGATGAGCAAGTGGAAGATCATCATGACAGGAAGAAGAAAGGAGCTGAGTCTGTGACAGGTGCAAGTGGAGACGGGATGGCGATTTGTAAAGCTGATGGGTGTGCAGTCGATCTGAGTGATGCAAAGGTGTATAATAGAAGGCATAGGGTGTGCGAACTTCATTCGAAGGCTCCACTTGTGATTGTGTCTGGTCTAAAGAGAAGGTTTTGCCATAATTGCAGCAG ATTTCATGATCTATCAGAATTTGATGACACCAAACAAAGTTGTCGTAGGCATGTGCCCTACATTGAACGCGATGGTACAGGCACTCAGGTAAAGGACGTAAGTGGTGATATAGATACGGTGATCAGTCGAATTGAATGGAGTGGTGTGGTACAATCACAAAATGATCAAAGTGAAATTAAAGATTCATATGAAGTTGTCGAAGCCACACCACCAGCAGTTGGATTGAATGTACCGAGTGTGAAGGGACCAAGGGATGCAAAGGAGACATTGCGGACCTCAGCAAGTAATACAGAGGCAGGACTGGAGCAAATTCAGGGGAAAGACGTGCTTGATTCTGAACCTCTGTACGCTGAATACAAGGAAACTGAATACGTACCTCCATCGGTTACAGTTGGCTTGCATGTGCTTTTGAGAGGATTGAAGAGGTTTCTTCTTAATGATGAGGTGTCAGCGGTTGTGCTAACGGGTCCTCAGGGAAGTGGGAAAACCACATTGGCAAAATACTTCTGTGAAGATGAGGAAGTCAAAGCCATATTCAAGAACaacattttctttgttcttgTTTCAAAAAATCCTAGCTTGAGCCTTATGGTACAAACACTATATCAACAGATTGAACCCAAGGGTTTCCAAATACCTGCGTTGCAAGACGAATCAATTGCACTTGAATGGTTGCGCCAATTTTTCATGGAAACAGCACTGCACCCATCAGTGTTGGTCTTGGATGATGTTTGGCCTGGATCAGAATCCCTTCTTGACAAGTTTGATGAATTCAAAACACCAAATTACAAGATTATGGTGACATCATGGTCTGAATTTCCGGCATTTGGTTTTCCGTATTATCTGAAATCACtgaatgatgaagatgagaATACTCTTTCTCGTCAATCCGACACAGACATCGACTCACTGGATGATGAATTCCTGTCCGTCACATTTGATAATAAAAGCCTGATAGATCATTTTCCTGATTCCTCTGCGtcctacttgggagacagaagcTCTCATGTTTCTACAGCTATCGGGCCAATGGATCAATTTCAGGATTCCCCCGCATCAACCTTAGGAGATAAGAGCTCGTGTATTCCAACAGATGCAGGGACAATG GTGCTTATCCAACTTTAA
- the LOC126627077 gene encoding protein yippee-like At4g27745 has translation MAELVGPRLYSCCNCRNHVALHDDVISKAFQGRNGRAFLFSHAMNITVGPKEDRQLMTGLHTVADVSCCDCHEVLGWKYERAYEQTQKYKEGKFILEKSKIVKEDW, from the exons ATGGCTGAATTGGTTGGGCCGAGGTTGTACAGCTGCTGCAATTGCCGAAACCATGTTGCCCTTCACGACGATGTCATTTCGAAAGCTTTTCAG GGTAGAAATGGTCGAGCGTTTCTGTTTTCACATGCAATGAACATTACAGTAGGGCCAAAAGAAGACAGACAACTCATGACTGGGCTGCACACGGTTGCTGATGTCTCCTGCTGCGACTGCCATGAGGTGCTGGGTTGGAAGTATGAACGCGCATATGAGCAAACACAGAAGTACAAGGAAGGGAAATTCATTCTTGAGAAATCGAAGATAGTCAAGGAAGACTGGTAG